A stretch of Clostridia bacterium DNA encodes these proteins:
- a CDS encoding aromatic ring-hydroxylating dioxygenase subunit alpha gives MIPNRWYAVLSEKELKNKSLLSIRCFGIDLALWRRKDGSYVCLTDQCCHRGASLSRGKVKGDLLHCPFHGFAYDEKGIVRIIPALGKHSVVNERFHINHFKTQIRYGFLWVFYGKEEEAPSDIPFFEELESGYIYGEFSEVWPVHYTRAIENQLDVAHLPFVHDTTIGRTKKTLVHGPVVIWEKEKMTFYVKNEKDDGLVTPLKPDEIRPYKQLFSLQYQVPNIWQNRISDSLKILAAFVPVDENHTRIYLRTYQKKVSIPLLGKLLTQIMQVGNRVVLHQDRRVVVYQKPIKSELNMHENLIQADLPIIEFRKKREQLKGLHKA, from the coding sequence ATGATACCCAATCGATGGTATGCAGTGCTTTCAGAAAAAGAATTGAAGAATAAGAGTTTACTTTCAATCAGGTGTTTTGGCATAGACCTTGCTTTGTGGCGACGTAAGGATGGTTCCTACGTATGTCTAACGGATCAGTGTTGCCACCGTGGGGCGAGCCTATCAAGGGGAAAAGTAAAAGGTGATTTGCTTCATTGTCCATTTCATGGGTTTGCTTATGATGAAAAAGGAATCGTGAGAATAATACCAGCCTTGGGTAAGCATTCTGTAGTTAATGAGCGATTCCATATAAATCATTTTAAAACTCAAATACGATATGGATTTCTATGGGTATTCTATGGCAAGGAAGAAGAAGCACCATCTGATATACCCTTTTTTGAAGAACTAGAATCAGGTTACATTTATGGTGAGTTTTCGGAGGTTTGGCCAGTCCACTATACGAGAGCGATAGAAAATCAACTAGATGTAGCTCATTTGCCTTTTGTACACGATACAACGATAGGTAGGACTAAGAAAACACTGGTACATGGCCCAGTGGTTATTTGGGAAAAAGAGAAAATGACATTCTATGTGAAAAATGAGAAGGATGATGGACTTGTTACTCCTTTGAAACCGGATGAGATAAGACCATACAAACAATTGTTTTCATTGCAGTATCAAGTTCCCAATATCTGGCAGAACAGAATATCTGATTCGTTAAAAATATTGGCAGCGTTTGTACCCGTTGATGAAAACCATACTCGAATATATTTACGAACATATCAAAAGAAAGTAAGTATTCCATTACTAGGTAAACTGTTGACTCAAATCATGCAGGTGGGGAATAGGGTGGTTCTACACCAAGACCGAAGAGTAGTTGTTTATCAAAAGCCGATAAAAAGTGAGCTTAATATGCATGAAAATTTAATTCAAGCAGATTTACCAATTATTGAATTTAGGAAAAAAAGGGAACAATTAAAAGGCTTACATAAAGCCTAA
- a CDS encoding sigma factor regulator N-terminal domain-containing protein, with the protein MENHTKKEYKLMDDMYEVDDLEQEEKWKKILKKAKTKSIFRNLGISLLVFLLLFLVGNHVNNWLIDEMRQEQELATEAFNMISAPNKYLGSSSRFEEFFRGYTEVSTYKIIGGKVVPTELLKYSYGLTQDYRGDWTGSFSPAILSRSYTEDDAENVHYNELGQREMLFYYPFIKYDSYRNDLELLKDMDQDMLIEVALSLDGDYSIADIQEMFPTQLIAWYWVLDLDEAEEEQARAHLYIQETEEGNIEHQIPNRVRSEETAYGVKAYSENGEPYEEPLNSFRRNLEMGMKQDTRFTSEFKRVYQNTGLGQASSDDYECFGGLVVSGSVDELLPLLDHPHVVASTLGVTTRKY; encoded by the coding sequence ATGGAAAATCATACGAAAAAAGAGTATAAACTGATGGATGATATGTATGAAGTTGATGACTTAGAGCAAGAGGAGAAATGGAAAAAAATATTAAAGAAAGCCAAGACAAAATCCATATTTCGAAACCTAGGTATAAGCCTGTTGGTTTTTTTATTGTTGTTTTTGGTTGGAAATCATGTCAATAATTGGTTAATTGATGAAATGCGACAAGAACAAGAATTGGCGACTGAAGCCTTTAATATGATTTCTGCACCCAATAAATATTTGGGTAGTAGTAGTCGATTTGAAGAGTTCTTCAGAGGATATACGGAAGTATCAACTTACAAGATAATAGGCGGAAAAGTAGTCCCAACTGAATTATTGAAATACAGTTATGGACTTACGCAAGATTATAGAGGGGATTGGACTGGTAGTTTTTCTCCTGCGATTTTGTCCAGAAGCTATACCGAGGATGATGCGGAGAATGTGCACTACAATGAGTTGGGACAACGAGAAATGTTGTTTTATTATCCATTCATCAAGTATGATTCCTATCGCAATGATTTGGAACTATTGAAAGACATGGATCAGGATATGCTAATTGAAGTCGCCTTATCTCTAGATGGAGATTATTCGATAGCGGATATCCAAGAAATGTTTCCTACGCAATTGATTGCATGGTATTGGGTACTTGATTTGGATGAAGCGGAAGAAGAACAAGCTAGAGCACACTTGTATATTCAAGAAACAGAAGAAGGTAATATTGAACATCAGATACCCAATCGAGTACGATCCGAAGAGACAGCATATGGTGTAAAAGCATATTCAGAAAATGGGGAACCGTATGAAGAGCCATTGAATAGTTTTAGAAGAAATCTAGAAATGGGTATGAAACAGGACACAAGATTTACGAGTGAATTTAAAAGAGTATATCAAAATACAGGCTTAGGACAGGCATCTTCCGATGATTATGAATGTTTTGGAGGACTGGTTGTAAGTGGAAGCGTAGATGAATTACTACCGTTATTAGATCATCCTCATGTTGTAGCTAGTACACTAGGGGTTACAACAAGGAAGTATTAG
- a CDS encoding CDGSH iron-sulfur domain-containing protein, with amino-acid sequence MNKKPKILTVNKGPLVIQDLESIHADTGREVSIDTPVALCRCGGSENSPFCDGNHAKINFNDEKAPNRIERKKSSYIGHGITIHDDRGICSHAGFCTDELPKVFRMHEEPWIDPDAECVEKIIETIRKCPSGALSYSIDGTLFDEYSEQPSIKTVARGPYYVSGSVEFDHEDELASKEHYAVCRCGSSKNKPFCSGEHWYIGYDDTGLIRTPANRMHKKPMLLEANEIVHNMVQQGVSENTAMSTLQPYDGLDTVLFKAAQLNRMPLNEDVPVKLATVIGKNCRKPLRLSLPFYISHMSYGAISKEAKKALAVGSSIVDTAICSGEGGYLALERENAKHYIYELGTAEFSHDEKAIAKADAVEIKIGQGVKPGVGGHLPAEKVTEEIAKIRHLKPGQDSVSPGRFSGIDTIDDLIKVVNWIREINPDIPVGIKIATGQIEEDIRFALKAKPDFITIDCRGGATGSSPGFLKDNVGVPAIYAIPRAKSVMAKEGAEVSLVATGSFRTSADIAKGLALGADAIALATASLIGIGCIQARVCHTGKCPVGIATQDEKLRTLLKHEKSVNGLVNLYNTLAEELRVFCRVSGKRDIHKMGTEDLMSTSETIASAIGITS; translated from the coding sequence ATGAATAAGAAACCGAAAATTTTGACTGTGAATAAGGGACCCTTGGTCATTCAAGATTTAGAAAGTATTCATGCAGATACAGGGCGGGAGGTTTCTATTGATACTCCAGTTGCATTGTGCCGTTGCGGTGGCTCAGAGAATAGTCCATTTTGTGATGGCAATCATGCTAAAATTAACTTCAATGATGAAAAAGCTCCAAATAGAATAGAAAGAAAAAAGTCTAGTTACATCGGACATGGAATTACGATACATGATGATCGGGGCATTTGTTCTCATGCAGGTTTTTGCACAGATGAACTACCAAAAGTATTCAGAATGCATGAAGAACCATGGATCGATCCGGATGCTGAATGTGTTGAAAAAATAATTGAAACAATCCGTAAATGTCCGTCAGGAGCTCTAAGTTATTCAATTGATGGCACACTGTTTGATGAATATTCAGAACAGCCCAGCATTAAAACTGTGGCTAGGGGACCGTATTATGTATCGGGCTCTGTGGAATTTGACCACGAGGATGAACTGGCATCGAAAGAGCATTATGCGGTGTGTCGCTGTGGTAGCTCTAAAAATAAGCCATTTTGTAGTGGGGAACATTGGTATATAGGTTATGATGATACCGGATTGATTAGAACCCCGGCAAACCGTATGCATAAAAAACCAATGCTTTTAGAAGCAAATGAAATAGTACACAACATGGTCCAACAAGGTGTAAGTGAAAATACGGCTATGAGTACACTACAACCGTATGATGGATTAGATACAGTGCTTTTTAAAGCTGCACAACTGAATCGCATGCCGTTAAATGAGGATGTTCCGGTAAAACTTGCAACTGTGATCGGAAAAAATTGTAGGAAACCACTAAGGCTTTCCCTCCCATTTTATATTTCTCATATGAGCTATGGGGCTATTTCAAAGGAAGCCAAAAAGGCTTTAGCAGTAGGATCATCAATCGTGGATACAGCAATTTGTTCTGGTGAGGGTGGATATTTGGCCCTTGAACGCGAAAATGCAAAGCACTATATCTATGAACTGGGGACCGCTGAATTTTCTCATGACGAAAAGGCTATAGCAAAGGCAGATGCTGTAGAAATTAAAATCGGACAAGGTGTTAAACCTGGGGTTGGTGGTCATTTGCCAGCGGAAAAAGTAACAGAGGAAATAGCAAAAATCCGCCATTTAAAGCCAGGACAAGATTCTGTATCGCCTGGGCGGTTCTCTGGTATAGATACCATAGACGATTTAATCAAAGTGGTGAATTGGATTCGTGAAATCAATCCTGATATTCCTGTAGGCATTAAGATTGCAACTGGTCAAATAGAAGAGGATATTCGTTTTGCCTTGAAGGCAAAACCTGACTTCATTACCATAGATTGCCGTGGAGGAGCAACGGGGTCTTCTCCAGGATTCCTAAAGGATAATGTGGGTGTTCCAGCCATTTATGCAATTCCAAGGGCCAAATCTGTTATGGCAAAAGAAGGAGCCGAAGTATCCCTTGTGGCGACTGGAAGCTTCCGTACGAGTGCAGATATTGCTAAGGGGTTAGCGTTAGGTGCTGATGCTATAGCGCTTGCAACAGCATCCTTGATCGGCATAGGCTGCATTCAAGCAAGAGTTTGTCATACGGGAAAATGTCCAGTAGGAATTGCTACTCAGGATGAGAAACTAAGGACTTTGCTAAAACATGAGAAATCAGTGAATGGCTTGGTAAATTTATATAATACATTAGCAGAAGAATTACGTGTATTTTGCCGAGTGAGTGGTAAACGGGATATCCATAAAATGGGAACAGAAGATTTGATGTCAACTAGCGAAACAATTGCTAGCGCTATAGGGATTACGTCCTAA
- a CDS encoding serpin family protein → MFLKINTKIVNIVLILVMLLGFTGCEEAIEPSEVTVNEELSLANTSFSFDMLRMLNKEEEDGNVLFSPLSISIALSMALNGSQGETRDEMVEMLSYQELDMNSINQSYADYQNYLDNHKGDTELYLKNSIWIREGEEIKTDYLDVIAKQYLARLDYLDFNDPDSATAINNWIEEATKGKISDMIAPPLPSDAVAYLINAIYFKGDWAEQFDKDSTFDAEFYKQNGQTSTVKMMNDKRTVWYMENENMEAVRIPYVDENRSMIILLPKETDYIDNLINRLDEKIFSTILESFYEVDDMILQIPKFEMEYGTKNLNQSLKNLGMNIAFTSDADFSGMRDGLYISNVLHKAFIEVNEQGSEAAAATVVDLKETAMESPKKFRADRPFLFLIYDEDSNSILFLGKYSE, encoded by the coding sequence ATGTTTTTGAAGATAAATACGAAAATAGTCAACATCGTACTTATTCTTGTCATGCTATTAGGATTCACAGGCTGTGAAGAAGCCATTGAACCAAGTGAGGTAACTGTAAATGAGGAACTTTCTTTAGCCAACACTTCTTTTTCCTTTGATATGCTAAGGATGCTCAACAAAGAAGAGGAAGATGGCAACGTGTTATTTTCTCCCTTAAGTATTTCAATAGCTCTTAGTATGGCCTTAAATGGTTCACAAGGCGAGACGCGTGATGAAATGGTAGAAATGCTGTCTTATCAGGAATTAGATATGAACTCTATCAATCAGTCCTATGCCGACTACCAAAATTATTTAGATAATCATAAAGGAGATACGGAGTTATATTTGAAAAATTCCATATGGATTCGGGAAGGCGAAGAAATAAAGACTGACTATTTGGATGTTATAGCCAAACAATATCTCGCAAGATTAGACTATCTGGATTTCAATGATCCAGATTCAGCAACTGCTATCAATAACTGGATTGAAGAAGCTACAAAGGGAAAAATTAGCGATATGATAGCGCCACCCTTACCTTCAGATGCAGTAGCCTATCTAATAAACGCAATTTATTTTAAAGGAGATTGGGCTGAACAGTTTGATAAGGATAGTACCTTTGATGCAGAATTCTATAAGCAAAATGGTCAAACTAGTACCGTTAAAATGATGAATGACAAGAGAACGGTATGGTATATGGAAAATGAAAATATGGAAGCAGTTCGTATTCCATATGTAGATGAAAATCGAAGTATGATTATTCTGCTTCCAAAGGAAACAGATTATATCGATAATTTGATCAACCGATTAGATGAAAAGATATTTTCAACAATTCTAGAAAGTTTTTATGAAGTCGATGATATGATACTGCAAATACCTAAGTTTGAGATGGAATATGGAACTAAAAATTTGAATCAGTCTCTTAAAAACTTGGGCATGAATATAGCTTTTACCTCTGATGCTGATTTTTCCGGCATGAGGGATGGATTGTATATTTCAAATGTGTTGCATAAGGCCTTTATTGAAGTAAATGAGCAGGGAAGTGAGGCAGCAGCTGCAACTGTAGTTGACCTGAAAGAAACTGCTATGGAGAGTCCAAAAAAATTTAGAGCAGATCGACCATTTCTATTTTTAATTTATGATGAGGATTCAAATAGTATCTTATTCTTAGGGAAGTATAGCGAATAA
- a CDS encoding RNA polymerase sigma factor has product MDNIEAQLIIEKANIVFRYLLSIGVEYQIAEDIVGEAIYKSILYFDGIEPENLKSWLFRVALNGYYDLLKKNKRQTLYGTVDLDRFSQYLLKEQSESLEKKLIQSENHKLIAETIRSLNKSMQEVLLLRVQMELSYKEIGEYLDMPIETVRTYLYRARLELKNRWEKEDGKSYEKRV; this is encoded by the coding sequence ATGGACAATATTGAAGCACAATTGATTATTGAAAAAGCCAACATAGTATTTCGCTACTTGCTAAGTATAGGTGTTGAGTATCAAATTGCAGAAGATATAGTGGGGGAAGCTATCTACAAATCAATCCTTTACTTTGATGGTATTGAGCCTGAAAACCTCAAGTCTTGGCTTTTTAGAGTAGCCCTAAATGGTTATTATGATCTTTTAAAAAAGAATAAAAGACAGACCTTATATGGAACAGTAGATTTAGATCGATTCAGCCAGTATTTATTGAAAGAACAGTCTGAATCACTAGAAAAGAAACTAATACAAAGTGAAAATCATAAGCTAATTGCCGAAACGATTCGAAGTTTAAACAAGAGCATGCAAGAAGTATTGCTGTTACGCGTACAAATGGAACTTAGCTATAAGGAAATTGGCGAATATTTAGATATGCCAATTGAAACAGTACGTACTTATCTTTACCGAGCTAGATTGGAATTAAAAAACAGATGGGAGAAAGAAGATGGAAAATCATACGAAAAAAGAGTATAA
- a CDS encoding sensor domain-containing diguanylate cyclase, translating to MALKERDLYQKLLNKIDDGIYFVTTDRTISFWNKAAERITGYMSDEVVGSKCYDNILNHIDKEGIGLCQVACPLVKTMEDGKDRQAPVYLRHKKGYRVPVSIKTLPIYDDQEIVGAIEIFTDQEEPFSLLESIEELTILAHYDALTGLANRRKIGDFLQQNQLNQNDLDIPFGAILADIDNFKRVNDCYGHDAGDEVIKMTGKVLSSIGRKSDLIGRWGGEEYAGIFPGVSQDYLKKIVEKMRVMIENSVVYYKGETIEITISIGAAISRKGENPTELMNRADKMLYQCKSDGRNCVAVE from the coding sequence ATGGCGCTTAAGGAAAGAGATTTGTACCAAAAGCTATTAAACAAGATTGATGACGGAATTTATTTTGTAACGACCGATCGCACCATAAGCTTCTGGAATAAAGCAGCAGAAAGAATCACGGGTTATATGAGTGACGAGGTGGTAGGAAGCAAATGCTATGATAATATTTTGAATCATATTGATAAAGAAGGCATAGGCCTTTGCCAGGTCGCATGTCCCCTGGTAAAGACAATGGAAGATGGTAAGGACAGACAAGCTCCAGTTTATCTCCGGCATAAGAAGGGCTATCGTGTTCCGGTCAGTATCAAGACTTTACCCATATACGACGATCAGGAAATTGTAGGTGCTATTGAGATTTTTACGGATCAAGAAGAACCCTTCAGTTTGTTGGAAAGTATAGAAGAATTGACAATATTAGCTCATTATGATGCATTGACTGGTTTAGCGAATCGAAGAAAAATTGGTGACTTTTTGCAACAAAACCAATTGAACCAAAATGACTTAGATATTCCTTTTGGTGCAATTTTAGCTGATATTGATAATTTTAAAAGAGTCAATGATTGTTATGGCCATGATGCTGGAGACGAAGTAATTAAGATGACAGGTAAGGTGCTATCTAGCATTGGACGAAAGAGTGATCTAATCGGTAGATGGGGTGGGGAAGAATATGCAGGGATATTTCCTGGTGTTTCGCAAGACTATCTTAAGAAGATTGTAGAAAAGATGAGAGTTATGATTGAAAACTCGGTTGTTTATTATAAAGGAGAAACCATTGAAATAACCATTTCAATCGGTGCTGCAATATCTCGAAAAGGAGAGAACCCAACAGAATTAATGAACAGAGCGGATAAGATGTTGTATCAGTGTAAATCTGATGGCAGAAATTGTGTAGCTGTGGAATAA